CAGCGACGAGATCCTGGAGATCGAGGCGCTGCCCCGCTCGCTCACCGTGATCGGCGGCGGCGTCATCGGCGTGGAATACGCAACCATCTTCTCCGCACTCGACGTCCCGGTGACGCTGGTCGAGGCGCGCCGGACGATCCTCGACTTCGTCGACAAGGAGCTGGTCGACGACTTCATCCACCAGATGCGCGACCGTGGCATGACGATCCGCCTCGGCACCGAGGTCGACCGGATCACCAAGGGCGAGCGCGGCGTCGAGGTCGCGCTGTCGGACGGGCGCCGGGTACGCTCCGAGCTGCTGCTGTTCGCGGCCGGCCGCTCGGGCAACGTCGGGGCGCTGAACCTCGCCGCCATCGGCATCGAGCCGGACGCCCGCGGCCGGCTGACCGTGGACCCGGCGACCTACCAGACCGACGTCCCGAACATCTACGCCGCGGGTGACGTGATCGGCTTTCCGAGCCTGGCGTCGACCTCGATGGAGCAGGGGCGCGTCGCGGCGTGCCACGCCTTCGGCATCCCCTTGCCCCCGGCGCAGGACAGCTTTCCCTACGGCATCTACGCCGTGCCGGAGATCTCCACCGTGGGGATGACCGAGCAGGACGTGCGCGAGGCGGCGATCCCGTACGAGTGCGGCATCGCCCGCTTCCGCGAGACCTCGCGCGGGCACATCATGGGCGTCAACTCGGGCTTCCTGAAGCTGATCTTCTCGCTCGAGACGCGTCGCCTCCTGGGGGCGCACATCGTCGGCGAGGGGGCGACGGAGCTGATCCACATCGGCCAGGCGGTGATCAACCTGCACGGCACGGTCGACTTCTTCGTCGAGAACACCTTCAACTATCCGACTCTCGCCGAGGCGTACAAAGTCGCCGGGCTCGATGCGTGGAACCGCATGGGCCAGCTCTAGCGACGCGGCACGCGGCCAGCGCCGGCGGGGGCGGCCCGTGCCCCGCCAAGGGCGTGCATCCGGCGCATAGCAGCTCCGCCGCGCCTTGCATCAGCTTTCGCTAGCGCCAGCTTGTGGGTGCGCTATCGTCGGCGCACCGAACACGCCGAGGACACTCCCCCGCGCAGCGGACGGCCACCGGTTCGCCGGTCCCACCCGGCCCCTGTGCTCCTTCGTGCGCGCCATCGCCACGGCTGCGGGACCGGCCGCGGCGGGATGGCGCGGCCGAGGGTTCGCGGCGGGCCCGCGGCGGGGCTCCCGAACACCCGAGACGCACAGCCCGGTTCGCCCGGCGCCACCACGACCTTCGTCACGAAAGACGCCGCTATGAGCAACGATCTGGCCGCAACGCCCACGACGCGCCTCGCCGCCGACCGGCCGGAGACGCGCGCCGGGCTCATCATTCTCGCCCTCGCCCTGGGCGGCTTCGCGATCGGTACGTCCGAGTTCGCATCCATGGCGTTGGTCCCCTACTTCTCCGCCGCGTTCGGCGTTACCGAGGCGGACGCCTCGGACGTGATCAGCGCCTATGCGCTGGGCGTGGTGGTCGGCGCGCCGCTCCTGGTGGTGCTCGGCGCGCGCTGGCCCAAGCGGCGGCTGCTGATCGCTTTCATGGGCGGCTTCGCGGTCTTCAACGCGATGTCCGCACTGGCTCCGAGCTACGAGTGGCTCGTCGCCGCGCGGTTTTTCTCGGGGTTGCCGCACGGCGCCTATTTCGGCGTCGCGGCGCTGGTCGCGGCGCGGCAGGTGGCGCCGAACCGCCGGTCGTCGGCCGTCGCGCGGGTCATGCTGGGGCTGACGGTGGCGACCATCATCGGTGTCCCCTTCGCCAACATGCTGGGGCAGACGGTGGGGTGGCGCTCGGCCTACGGCGTCGTCTCGCTGCTGGCGGCGGCGACGGCGGTCTCGGTCGCGCTCACCGTGGCGCCGGGGCGGATGTCCAAGGAGAGCAGCCCGCTTCAGGAGCTGGGCGCCCTCGTCAACCGCCAGGTGCTCCTGACGCTCGCGACCGGCGCGGTCGGATTCGGCGGCATGTTCGCCGTCTACACCTACCTCGCCTCCACCATGATCACCGACATGGCACTCCCCGAGACGCT
This portion of the Acuticoccus sp. I52.16.1 genome encodes:
- a CDS encoding MFS transporter; the protein is MSNDLAATPTTRLAADRPETRAGLIILALALGGFAIGTSEFASMALVPYFSAAFGVTEADASDVISAYALGVVVGAPLLVVLGARWPKRRLLIAFMGGFAVFNAMSALAPSYEWLVAARFFSGLPHGAYFGVAALVAARQVAPNRRSSAVARVMLGLTVATIIGVPFANMLGQTVGWRSAYGVVSLLAAATAVSVALTVAPGRMSKESSPLQELGALVNRQVLLTLATGAVGFGGMFAVYTYLASTMITDMALPETLVPMALAVIGTGMTVGALAAGWAADRNQTLAAFVIMFGTLAAMALYPAASGSLPTYLMVIFVVGATGGLSTVLQTRLMDVAGDAQQLAAALNHSAFNMANALGPFAAATALTMGYGFADASGIVGVGLSVAGILVFTVTVLDARRLRGGTASAAPVPAE
- the sthA gene encoding Si-specific NAD(P)(+) transhydrogenase — its product is MDEIDMLVIGSGPAGRRAAVQSAKLGKSVLVVDRGRRLGGVSVHTGTIPSKTLRETVLNLSGWRERGFYGQAYRVKKDISAFDLMQRLHKTLDHEVEVLQHQFMRNMVRSAFAEAKFVDAHTVTLTDDDGDTHKVVFDKALIATGTKPFRPPHVPFDKTRVFDSDEILEIEALPRSLTVIGGGVIGVEYATIFSALDVPVTLVEARRTILDFVDKELVDDFIHQMRDRGMTIRLGTEVDRITKGERGVEVALSDGRRVRSELLLFAAGRSGNVGALNLAAIGIEPDARGRLTVDPATYQTDVPNIYAAGDVIGFPSLASTSMEQGRVAACHAFGIPLPPAQDSFPYGIYAVPEISTVGMTEQDVREAAIPYECGIARFRETSRGHIMGVNSGFLKLIFSLETRRLLGAHIVGEGATELIHIGQAVINLHGTVDFFVENTFNYPTLAEAYKVAGLDAWNRMGQL